One Desulfobulbus propionicus DSM 2032 DNA segment encodes these proteins:
- a CDS encoding OadG family protein, with translation MFGFEAISHHNGWAVAATGACIVFTGLATLSFVISQLHKLVALLDRPPKVTVEVVPEEKPKTPPLPDCPNDLALTVSRYQPLIEELDPEFALADLYALAKKYHLPHPHLSIRCLVDGGKLQPLGDGMFRFVA, from the coding sequence TTGTTTGGGTTCGAAGCTATTTCCCACCACAACGGCTGGGCAGTCGCCGCTACTGGCGCCTGCATAGTGTTCACCGGGCTGGCCACCCTCTCCTTTGTCATCTCGCAACTGCACAAACTCGTCGCCTTGCTTGACCGTCCTCCCAAGGTGACCGTGGAAGTCGTCCCGGAGGAAAAGCCGAAAACGCCGCCTCTGCCCGATTGTCCCAACGATCTCGCTCTGACCGTGTCCCGATACCAGCCCCTGATCGAGGAACTGGACCCGGAATTCGCCTTGGCCGACCTGTATGCCCTGGCCAAAAAATACCATCTCCCACATCCGCACCTGTCGATTCGCTGCCTGGTAGACGGTGGCAAACTGCAGCCGCTTGGCGATGGCATGTTCCGCTTTGTGGCATAA
- a CDS encoding sodium ion-translocating decarboxylase subunit beta — MDLFLQFLHNTGFGLADYRNLIMIVVGSCFVYLAIAKKYEPLLLLPIGFGVILGNIPFFKGFGIGIYEANSVLHYLYFGVTSGVYPSIIFLGLGAMTDFSFLLANPKLMLLGAAAQMGIFFTYLSALALGFTPQEASSIGIIGGADGPTSIFLTAKLAPHLIGPVAIAAYSYMALIPIIQPPIMKLLISKKEMLIRMPDMREVSRRELVIFPVAGLILCTFLAPASIPLLGPFFFGNIMKESGVVDRLANTARTAIIDTATILVGLTVGASTQGDVFLNPKSVGIFALGAVAFSIATASGLLFAKFMNLFLKEKINPLLGAAGVSAVPGSAREVHMMGQKADPTNFLLMHAMACNSSGVIGSAVCAGILWSFLMG, encoded by the coding sequence ATGGACCTTTTTCTCCAATTTCTGCACAACACCGGCTTTGGCCTGGCCGATTACCGCAACCTGATCATGATCGTGGTCGGCTCATGTTTCGTCTATCTGGCCATCGCCAAAAAATACGAACCGCTCTTGCTCCTGCCCATCGGCTTTGGGGTCATTCTCGGCAATATCCCCTTCTTCAAGGGATTCGGCATCGGCATCTACGAGGCCAACAGCGTGCTCCACTACCTCTATTTCGGGGTGACCAGCGGCGTCTATCCGTCGATCATCTTCCTCGGCCTCGGGGCGATGACCGATTTTTCCTTTCTCCTGGCCAACCCGAAACTGATGCTGCTGGGCGCCGCCGCCCAGATGGGCATCTTCTTCACCTACCTCAGCGCCCTGGCCCTGGGATTCACGCCGCAGGAAGCCTCGTCCATCGGCATTATCGGCGGCGCCGACGGGCCGACCTCGATCTTCCTCACCGCCAAGCTGGCGCCGCATCTGATCGGCCCGGTGGCCATTGCCGCCTACTCCTACATGGCCCTGATCCCGATCATCCAGCCGCCGATCATGAAACTGCTGATCTCCAAGAAAGAGATGCTCATCCGCATGCCCGACATGCGCGAGGTCTCGCGGCGGGAACTGGTGATTTTTCCGGTGGCCGGCCTGATTCTCTGCACCTTTCTCGCCCCGGCCTCCATCCCCCTGCTCGGCCCCTTTTTCTTTGGCAACATCATGAAGGAGAGCGGCGTGGTCGACCGTCTGGCCAACACCGCCCGCACCGCCATCATCGATACCGCCACCATCCTGGTCGGCCTGACCGTGGGCGCCTCCACCCAGGGCGATGTGTTCCTCAACCCCAAGTCGGTGGGCATCTTCGCGCTCGGCGCCGTTGCCTTCAGTATCGCCACCGCCTCCGGCCTGCTTTTTGCCAAGTTCATGAACCTCTTTCTCAAGGAAAAGATCAACCCCCTGCTCGGTGCCGCCGGCGTGTCGGCCGTGCCCGGCTCGGCCCGCGAGGTGCACATGATGGGGCAAAAGGCCGATCCCACCAATTTCCTGTTGATGCATGCCATGGCCTGCAACTCCTCGGGGGTTATCGGTTCGGCGGTCTGCGCCGGTATCCTGTGGAGTTTTCTCATGGGCTAA